In a single window of the Acetivibrio clariflavus DSM 19732 genome:
- the rimP gene encoding ribosome maturation factor RimP, which yields MVKKKIEDIVAEIAEPIVERHSFELVDVEFIKEGTNWYLRIYIDKPGGITIDDCQIVSEEISDILDEKDPIEQSYFLEVSSPGLDRPLKKDSDFEKFKGELVEVKVYKPIDGRKIFEGELVGLIDGKIVIKIDDRNVEFERAQVALVRRVIKF from the coding sequence ATGGTCAAAAAGAAGATTGAAGATATTGTTGCGGAAATTGCAGAGCCAATAGTGGAAAGACATTCTTTTGAGCTTGTGGATGTTGAGTTTATTAAAGAGGGGACCAACTGGTATCTCCGGATTTATATAGATAAGCCAGGTGGTATAACAATAGATGACTGTCAAATTGTAAGTGAGGAAATAAGTGATATATTGGATGAAAAAGACCCTATAGAGCAAAGTTATTTTTTAGAAGTGTCCTCGCCAGGGCTAGACAGGCCTCTTAAGAAGGACTCTGATTTCGAAAAGTTTAAAGGGGAACTTGTAGAAGTTAAGGTTTACAAGCCTATAGACGGCAGAAAGATTTTTGAAGGAGAATTGGTCGGGCTTATTGACGGAAAAATTGTTATTAAAATAGATGACAGGAACGTTGAATTTGAGAGAGCTCAAGTTGCATTGGTCAGAAGAGTAATTAAATTTTAA
- the ispG gene encoding flavodoxin-dependent (E)-4-hydroxy-3-methylbut-2-enyl-diphosphate synthase, with protein sequence MNNNYIDRKKTRKVCVGGTSIGGDSPITVQSMTNTDTRDAVSTINQIKRLEEAGCDIVRVAVPDIQAAEAIKEIKKAIRIPLVADIHFDYRLAIESIKSGADKIRINPGNIGDRDRVKAVVEAAKERKIPIRIGVNSGSLEKDIMAKYGGVTPEAMVESALGHAKILEDLDFHDIVISLKASSVSMTIAAYRRMIEKSDYPLHIGVTEAGTVYRGTIKSAVGLGCLLAEGIGDTIRVSLTGDPIEEIRAGNEILKALGLKKGGVELVSCPTCGRCQVDLIDIASKIEESLSKVDKDIKVAVMGCAVNGPGEAREADIGIAGGKGEVLLFKKGEIIRKIPQERAAEELLEEIYKL encoded by the coding sequence ATGAATAATAACTACATTGACAGAAAGAAAACCAGAAAAGTATGTGTTGGAGGCACTTCTATCGGAGGTGATTCTCCAATCACTGTTCAGTCAATGACGAATACCGATACAAGAGATGCTGTATCTACCATAAATCAGATAAAGAGGCTTGAAGAAGCCGGATGTGATATTGTCAGGGTTGCAGTACCGGATATTCAGGCAGCCGAGGCAATTAAAGAGATAAAAAAGGCTATAAGGATACCCTTGGTGGCGGATATACATTTTGACTACCGACTTGCCATAGAGAGTATAAAAAGCGGTGCTGATAAAATAAGAATCAATCCAGGAAATATCGGAGACCGGGATAGGGTAAAAGCGGTGGTTGAAGCGGCTAAAGAAAGGAAAATTCCAATAAGGATTGGTGTAAATTCCGGGTCCCTTGAAAAGGATATAATGGCTAAATACGGCGGAGTGACACCGGAAGCTATGGTGGAAAGTGCACTGGGGCATGCTAAGATTCTTGAGGATTTGGACTTTCATGATATAGTAATATCATTAAAAGCATCCAGTGTATCTATGACAATTGCTGCTTACCGCAGAATGATTGAGAAAAGTGATTATCCGCTTCATATAGGTGTTACTGAAGCAGGTACTGTTTACCGGGGAACCATAAAGTCGGCTGTAGGATTAGGATGCCTTTTGGCAGAGGGTATCGGGGACACAATAAGAGTATCTTTAACCGGAGATCCAATTGAGGAGATACGGGCAGGAAATGAAATTTTGAAGGCATTAGGTCTTAAAAAGGGCGGTGTTGAATTGGTATCATGTCCAACCTGCGGTAGATGCCAGGTAGATTTGATAGATATAGCTTCGAAAATAGAGGAGAGTCTGTCAAAAGTTGATAAGGATATTAAAGTTGCAGTAATGGGCTGCGCCGTTAACGGTCCCGGTGAGGCGAGAGAGGCAGATATCGGTATTGCCGGAGGCAAGGGTGAAGTACTTCTTTTTAAAAAGGGCGAGATTATAAGAAAAATTCCTCAGGAAAGAGCAGCAGAAGAGTTGCTGGAGGAAATTTATAAATTATAA
- the rseP gene encoding RIP metalloprotease RseP, with protein sequence MNIIMILLAFNFILIIHELGHFIVAKLSKIKVEEFSLFVGPKLFSFTKGETTYSLRLFPILAYVKMEGEDEESDSENAFNKKPVWVRAAVIAAGPLANIISAIILITIYFNINGFQTMTISQIGEDSPAAKAGLQVGDEIIEYDNKRVYQIMDLEQFLYVSKGKPTNIKFKRGNEVLESQIEPEVIPATRYLLEVGLNNEGSKENVVSSVIEGGAADKAGIKIGDRIAKVNGETVDDYESLRASIQENGSKPAVVTVERNGEMLDIEITPVEVVDVERYYVGFALGFSKGNIITSFKQGAIFAYSNARLVPYSLAWLFTGKASIAEMVGPVGIVSTMNEAVKTTTSMFEAIMRILYLTAFISVAVGATNLVPFPALDGSKLVILAIEAIRRKPIPIEKEAIITTIGFFLLIGLSIFITIKDIANIFGFSY encoded by the coding sequence ATGAACATAATAATGATATTGTTGGCCTTCAATTTTATTCTTATTATTCATGAATTGGGACATTTTATAGTTGCAAAGCTTTCAAAAATAAAGGTTGAAGAGTTTTCACTCTTTGTTGGGCCTAAATTGTTTAGTTTTACAAAGGGTGAGACAACTTACTCATTGAGACTTTTCCCTATACTCGCCTATGTAAAGATGGAGGGTGAGGATGAAGAATCGGATAGTGAAAACGCTTTTAATAAGAAGCCTGTATGGGTCAGAGCAGCGGTAATTGCGGCAGGTCCTCTTGCAAATATAATTTCGGCTATAATTTTAATAACTATATATTTTAACATTAACGGGTTTCAGACTATGACTATAAGTCAAATAGGTGAGGATTCACCAGCTGCGAAAGCAGGATTGCAGGTGGGAGATGAAATTATTGAGTATGACAATAAGAGAGTATACCAGATTATGGATCTTGAACAGTTTTTATATGTTTCTAAAGGAAAACCTACTAATATCAAGTTTAAGAGGGGGAATGAGGTACTGGAAAGTCAGATTGAGCCTGAGGTTATACCGGCTACAAGATATTTGCTTGAGGTTGGATTAAATAATGAAGGTTCAAAGGAAAATGTAGTTAGTTCTGTTATTGAAGGTGGAGCTGCTGACAAAGCGGGGATAAAAATAGGAGACAGGATTGCAAAAGTTAATGGTGAAACTGTTGATGATTATGAAAGTTTAAGGGCTTCAATACAGGAAAATGGTAGTAAACCTGCGGTAGTTACTGTTGAAAGAAATGGAGAGATGCTTGACATTGAGATAACTCCTGTAGAAGTAGTTGATGTTGAGCGATATTATGTAGGATTTGCTTTGGGATTTTCAAAAGGAAATATTATAACTTCCTTTAAGCAAGGTGCTATTTTTGCTTATAGCAATGCAAGACTTGTGCCCTATTCATTAGCATGGCTGTTTACCGGAAAAGCTTCCATTGCGGAAATGGTTGGTCCTGTTGGGATTGTAAGTACTATGAATGAAGCTGTTAAGACTACAACCAGTATGTTTGAAGCTATTATGAGGATACTGTATTTGACTGCTTTTATAAGTGTTGCCGTGGGGGCTACCAACTTAGTACCGTTCCCGGCTCTTGACGGAAGCAAGCTTGTCATACTCGCAATCGAGGCTATTAGGAGAAAACCCATTCCAATTGAAAAGGAAGCAATTATTACTACCATAGGATTCTTTTTATTGATTGGACTATCAATATTTATAACCATAAAGGATATTGCAAATATTTTTGGTTTTTCTTATTAA
- a CDS encoding 1-deoxy-D-xylulose-5-phosphate reductoisomerase: MTKSISILGSTGSIGVQTLDVARNLGIRVAGIAANTSIDKLESQAREFLPEVVAVGNEEMAKVLAERLNDLDVEVIGGIEGFKRVASLESVDTVVTSIVGIAGLIPTMEAIKNKKNIALANKETLVTAGEIVMSEALKAGIEILPVDSEHSAIFQSLMGNNIKDVSRIILTASGGPFRGKSSKELENVTLAEALKHPNWNMGSKITIDSATLMNKGLEVIEAKWLFGLDLDKIKVIVHPQSIIHSMVEYVDGSVIAQLGSPDMRLPIQFALTYPERKHNNFSKLDLLKCGSLTFEEPDMKSFPCLRLAFEALRIGSTMPAVMNAANEEAVGLFLKEKIKFVDIPKAIEKVMSKHVVINNPTIEDILEVDLWARQIINKMYI; this comes from the coding sequence ATGACAAAATCAATTTCAATATTGGGATCCACAGGGTCAATAGGAGTTCAAACTCTTGATGTTGCAAGAAACCTCGGAATCAGAGTGGCGGGGATTGCAGCAAATACAAGTATAGATAAATTGGAAAGCCAGGCAAGAGAGTTTTTACCGGAGGTTGTAGCAGTCGGAAATGAAGAAATGGCAAAGGTTTTGGCTGAAAGGCTAAATGACCTTGATGTTGAAGTAATTGGCGGAATAGAAGGCTTTAAAAGGGTTGCATCCTTAGAATCGGTAGATACGGTGGTAACTTCTATAGTGGGAATTGCCGGCCTGATACCTACAATGGAGGCAATAAAAAATAAAAAGAATATCGCTCTTGCAAATAAGGAAACTCTTGTGACTGCAGGAGAAATCGTAATGAGCGAAGCTTTAAAAGCCGGCATTGAAATTCTGCCGGTGGACAGTGAACATTCTGCTATATTTCAAAGTTTAATGGGTAATAATATAAAAGATGTATCAAGAATAATACTTACAGCTTCCGGCGGACCTTTCAGAGGAAAAAGCAGCAAGGAACTTGAAAATGTTACTTTGGCAGAGGCTTTAAAGCATCCGAACTGGAATATGGGAAGCAAGATAACGATAGATTCTGCCACCCTAATGAATAAGGGGTTGGAGGTAATTGAAGCCAAATGGCTGTTTGGGCTTGACCTGGATAAAATAAAAGTTATTGTGCATCCTCAAAGTATTATTCATTCCATGGTTGAATATGTTGACGGATCAGTTATAGCTCAACTGGGATCGCCCGATATGAGACTTCCTATACAGTTTGCTCTTACATATCCCGAAAGAAAGCATAATAATTTTTCAAAATTGGACCTTTTAAAGTGTGGGAGTTTAACCTTTGAAGAACCGGATATGAAGAGTTTTCCTTGTTTGAGACTGGCTTTTGAGGCGTTGAGAATAGGTTCGACTATGCCGGCAGTAATGAATGCAGCTAATGAAGAGGCTGTCGGATTGTTTTTAAAGGAGAAGATAAAATTTGTCGATATACCTAAGGCAATTGAAAAAGTTATGTCAAAGCATGTTGTTATCAATAATCCTACCATAGAAGACATACTGGAAGTGGATCTATGGGCAAGACAAATAATTAATAAGATGTATATATAA
- a CDS encoding phosphatidate cytidylyltransferase: MKVRIASGIAGIVLLLIVVWSGKLVLGLSVFLLSVLGLIEFYSAVSKAGYKPVKFIGYIASLYMFLVCSRDSLKSIGIDVQFLYSYRSGFLAVFSVMLVLFCYIIFLNNKYNIFDISVTVFSIFYIVFLFSFVVLVRNMVSGFYYVWLVFIGAFATDTFAYFSGYLFGKHKLLPEISPKKTVEGSIGGIVGCAAVMGGYGLYLNSVGIDNISMAHYIVLGLLCGVISQIGDWAASAIKRHVKIKDYGNIMPGHGGVLDRFDSILFTAPVVYFYLSFLIF, encoded by the coding sequence TTGAAAGTTAGAATTGCTAGCGGTATTGCGGGAATAGTATTACTGCTTATTGTTGTATGGTCCGGTAAATTGGTACTGGGTCTTTCTGTTTTTTTATTGTCTGTACTGGGATTGATAGAGTTTTATTCAGCAGTATCGAAGGCAGGATACAAGCCTGTTAAGTTTATAGGTTATATTGCCTCACTATACATGTTTTTAGTTTGTTCCAGAGATTCGCTGAAAAGTATCGGTATTGATGTGCAATTCTTATATTCCTATAGATCGGGATTTTTAGCCGTATTTTCGGTAATGTTGGTTTTATTTTGCTATATAATTTTCTTAAATAATAAATATAATATATTTGATATTTCAGTTACTGTTTTTAGTATTTTTTATATTGTTTTTTTATTTTCCTTTGTAGTATTGGTCAGAAATATGGTTAGCGGTTTTTATTATGTATGGCTTGTTTTTATTGGGGCCTTTGCAACCGACACTTTTGCTTACTTTTCAGGATACTTGTTTGGGAAACACAAGCTGTTGCCTGAAATTAGCCCAAAGAAGACGGTGGAAGGTTCTATAGGAGGAATAGTCGGATGTGCTGCAGTTATGGGAGGCTATGGCTTGTACTTAAATTCTGTTGGAATTGATAATATATCAATGGCTCACTATATAGTTTTGGGATTGCTGTGTGGTGTGATATCTCAGATTGGAGACTGGGCAGCATCAGCTATTAAGCGGCATGTTAAGATTAAGGATTATGGCAATATAATGCCCGGGCATGGAGGAGTTTTAGACAGATTTGACAGTATTTTGTTTACAGCCCCGGTGGTTTATTTTTATTTGTCGTTTTTAATATTTTAA
- a CDS encoding isoprenyl transferase, giving the protein MSFLNKLFGKKDNVKKSFDIDYNNLPVHIAIIMDGNGRWAQKRRLPRTAGHREGSNNLDKIAQFCGEIGIKYLTVYAFSTENWKRPKGEVDALMDLLLDYLRNAEKHIGGRDVRIRVIGDTSALSKEIQEQIVRVTKLTEKNNGLTINIAINYGGKHEIVHAVKQIAKDVAEGKIKYDSIDENMISDRLYTKDIPDPDLLIRPGGEKRISNFLIWQSAYTEFWYTDVLWPDFKKEHLLEAIKEFQLRNRRFGGI; this is encoded by the coding sequence ATGTCTTTTTTAAATAAATTGTTTGGAAAAAAAGATAATGTTAAAAAAAGCTTTGATATTGATTATAATAACTTGCCGGTTCACATAGCTATAATTATGGATGGGAATGGCCGATGGGCACAGAAGAGAAGATTGCCTAGGACAGCCGGGCACCGGGAAGGTTCAAATAATTTGGATAAGATTGCCCAGTTTTGCGGCGAAATAGGAATTAAATATCTTACAGTGTATGCTTTTTCGACTGAGAATTGGAAGAGACCGAAGGGTGAAGTGGATGCTTTAATGGATCTCTTACTGGATTATTTGAGAAACGCTGAGAAACATATTGGCGGAAGAGATGTGAGAATCAGAGTTATCGGGGACACCAGTGCTTTGAGCAAAGAAATCCAGGAGCAAATTGTGCGAGTTACAAAGTTAACGGAAAAAAATAATGGATTAACCATAAATATTGCTATAAATTATGGCGGAAAACACGAAATTGTCCATGCTGTAAAGCAAATAGCCAAAGATGTGGCTGAGGGAAAAATAAAGTATGACAGCATTGATGAAAACATGATTTCTGACAGATTATATACAAAAGATATACCTGATCCTGATCTTCTGATACGTCCGGGAGGGGAAAAGAGAATAAGCAACTTTCTTATCTGGCAGTCGGCATATACTGAATTTTGGTATACCGATGTCTTATGGCCGGATTTTAAAAAAGAGCATCTGTTAGAAGCAATAAAAGAATTCCAATTAAGGAATCGCAGGTTTGGAGGAATATGA
- the frr gene encoding ribosome recycling factor, with amino-acid sequence MSREEYKAIEEKMQKTIKVLRDELAGVRAGRANPAILDKITVDYYGVPTPINQLASISVPEARVIMIQPWEASMVKEIEKEIQKSDIGINPNSDGKVIRLVFPMLTEERRKELTKVVKKYGEDSKVAIRSIRRDAIDQMKALKKEGQLTEDDLKTAEKDIQNMTDKYISEIDKIVELKEAEILEV; translated from the coding sequence ATGTCAAGGGAAGAGTACAAGGCTATTGAAGAAAAAATGCAAAAAACAATTAAAGTTTTAAGGGATGAGTTAGCTGGGGTAAGAGCCGGACGTGCAAATCCTGCCATTTTAGATAAGATAACTGTTGATTATTACGGGGTTCCTACACCGATTAACCAGCTTGCAAGTATATCTGTACCGGAAGCAAGAGTAATAATGATACAGCCATGGGAAGCAAGTATGGTCAAAGAAATTGAAAAAGAAATACAAAAGTCTGATATAGGAATAAATCCGAACAGCGACGGAAAAGTTATAAGATTGGTATTTCCAATGTTGACTGAGGAAAGAAGAAAAGAACTTACAAAGGTAGTTAAGAAGTATGGTGAAGATTCAAAGGTTGCAATAAGGTCAATTCGTAGAGATGCCATTGATCAGATGAAAGCACTTAAAAAAGAAGGACAGTTGACAGAAGATGACCTCAAAACTGCGGAGAAAGATATTCAGAATATGACAGACAAATATATTTCGGAAATTGATAAAATTGTTGAGTTAAAAGAAGCTGAGATTCTCGAGGTTTAA
- the pyrH gene encoding UMP kinase, whose amino-acid sequence MSEIKYKRVMLKISGEALAGDQKHGLNTETVNKISDKIKELHDLGVEIAIVVGGGNFWRGRSGKGMDRTTADHMGMLATVINALGLQDSLEYRGIPTRVQTAIEMRQIAEPYIRRKAVRHLEKGRIVIFACGTGNPYFSTDTAAALRAAEIDAEVILLAKNVDGVYDSDPNINPNAVKFDKLSFLDVLNKELGVMDSTAASLCKDNNIPIIVFGLNDPDNIIRIVKGENIGTSIR is encoded by the coding sequence ATGTCAGAAATAAAGTATAAGAGGGTTATGCTTAAGATAAGCGGAGAAGCACTTGCTGGGGACCAGAAGCATGGACTTAATACTGAGACCGTTAATAAAATTTCCGACAAAATTAAAGAATTGCATGATTTGGGTGTTGAAATAGCCATAGTTGTAGGTGGAGGAAATTTCTGGAGAGGTAGAAGTGGTAAAGGCATGGATCGTACTACAGCCGATCACATGGGAATGCTTGCTACCGTTATAAATGCTTTGGGACTTCAGGATTCCCTGGAATACAGGGGGATACCTACCCGAGTGCAGACAGCTATAGAAATGAGGCAGATTGCCGAACCTTACATAAGAAGAAAAGCAGTAAGGCATTTGGAAAAAGGAAGGATTGTTATTTTTGCGTGTGGAACGGGAAATCCTTATTTTTCTACTGACACTGCTGCAGCATTGAGAGCTGCTGAAATAGATGCAGAGGTCATTTTGCTTGCGAAAAACGTTGATGGCGTCTACGACAGTGATCCTAATATAAATCCTAATGCTGTAAAGTTTGACAAACTCTCCTTTTTGGATGTTCTTAATAAAGAATTGGGCGTTATGGATTCGACTGCTGCGTCTTTATGCAAGGACAATAACATACCCATTATTGTATTTGGGTTGAATGATCCGGATAATATTATAAGAATTGTCAAAGGAGAAAATATCGGCACATCTATCAGGTAA
- the tsf gene encoding translation elongation factor Ts translates to MITAEMVKQLRESTGAGMMDCKKALTDANGDMNKAVELLRERGIAKAVKKSGRVAAEGIVDAYIHGDGRIGVLVEVNTETDFAAKNEDFKAFVRDIAMQIAAARPEYVRREEVPAEVIEKEKEILRAQALNEGKPEKIVDKMVEGRLDKFYKEVCLLEQPFIKDPDKTIQDILTEKIATIGENITIRRFVRFEKGEGIEKKEENFAEEVMKQIGQ, encoded by the coding sequence ATGATTACAGCAGAGATGGTAAAACAGCTCCGTGAAAGTACAGGAGCAGGTATGATGGATTGCAAAAAAGCTCTCACAGATGCTAATGGCGATATGAATAAAGCCGTTGAATTATTGAGAGAAAGAGGAATTGCAAAAGCTGTTAAAAAATCTGGAAGAGTTGCTGCTGAAGGTATTGTTGATGCATATATTCATGGCGATGGCAGAATAGGAGTTTTGGTAGAAGTTAATACTGAAACTGACTTTGCTGCAAAAAATGAAGACTTTAAAGCTTTTGTAAGAGATATAGCTATGCAGATTGCAGCTGCAAGACCTGAGTATGTCAGAAGAGAAGAAGTACCTGCTGAAGTAATTGAAAAGGAAAAAGAGATCTTAAGAGCGCAGGCATTAAATGAAGGAAAACCTGAAAAAATTGTTGATAAAATGGTTGAAGGCAGATTGGATAAATTTTATAAAGAAGTATGTTTGCTGGAACAACCGTTTATAAAAGACCCGGATAAAACAATACAAGATATCTTGACTGAGAAAATTGCAACAATTGGTGAAAATATTACCATCAGAAGATTTGTAAGATTTGAAAAAGGTGAAGGTATAGAGAAGAAAGAAGAAAACTTCGCTGAAGAAGTAATGAAACAAATCGGACAGTAA
- the rpsB gene encoding 30S ribosomal protein S2 — protein MSVISMKQLLEAGVHFGHQTRRWNPKMAEYIFTERNGIYIIDLQKTVKKVEEAYYFVREVAMNGQDILFVGTKKQAQDSIKEEAERCDQYYVNARWLGGMLTNFKTIKTRINRLKELERMETEGIFDVLPKKEVIKLKKEMEKLEKYLGGIKNMKGLPGALFVVDPRKERNAILEARRLGIPVVAIVDTNCDPDEVDYVIPGNDDAIRAVKLIASKIADAVIEGRQGEQLSVSQETEAQPAEAAAEEVPVEA, from the coding sequence ATGTCAGTAATTTCAATGAAGCAGTTATTGGAAGCTGGTGTTCATTTCGGTCACCAGACAAGAAGATGGAATCCTAAAATGGCCGAGTATATTTTCACAGAAAGAAATGGTATCTATATTATAGACCTGCAGAAAACTGTGAAAAAGGTTGAAGAAGCTTACTATTTCGTAAGAGAAGTAGCTATGAACGGCCAGGACATATTGTTTGTAGGAACAAAGAAACAGGCACAGGATTCAATCAAGGAAGAAGCTGAAAGATGCGATCAATATTATGTAAATGCAAGATGGTTAGGTGGTATGTTAACTAACTTCAAGACCATCAAGACAAGAATCAACAGACTTAAAGAACTGGAAAGAATGGAGACTGAAGGAATATTTGATGTATTGCCCAAGAAGGAAGTAATAAAATTGAAAAAAGAAATGGAAAAACTTGAAAAATACCTTGGCGGTATAAAGAATATGAAAGGACTTCCGGGGGCATTGTTCGTTGTAGACCCAAGAAAAGAAAGAAATGCAATATTGGAAGCAAGAAGATTGGGTATTCCGGTTGTAGCTATTGTTGATACAAACTGTGATCCCGATGAAGTTGATTATGTAATCCCTGGAAATGATGATGCTATAAGGGCTGTTAAATTAATAGCTTCTAAGATTGCTGATGCAGTAATAGAAGGAAGACAGGGAGAACAGCTTTCTGTTTCTCAGGAGACTGAAGCACAGCCAGCTGAAGCTGCTGCTGAAGAAGTACCTGTTGAGGCGTAA
- the typA gene encoding translational GTPase TypA, which produces MSNSELNIRNVAIIAHVDHGKTTLVDGMLKQSGIFRENEQVSERVMDSNDLERERGITILSKNTAVFYKDIKINIVDTPGHADFGGEVERVLNMVDGVLLLVDSFEGTMPQTRFVLRKALQLNLKPIVVINKIDRPDARPQEVLDEVLDLFIELGANEDQLEFPVVYASSREGYAVLNLSDEPKNLVPLFETIISHIPALKGSPDEPLQFLVSSIDYDDYVGRIAIGRIERGTIKSGQQAVLCKKDGSLQNIKISKLYSFTGLKRIESQTSSAGDIIAIAGVSNITIGETVCDVSSPEPLPFIDVDEPTMSMTFSVNNSPFAGREGTYVTSRHLRDRLFKELETNVSLRVEETDSPDSFVVSGRGELHLSILIETMRRQGYEFQVSKPSVIYKEVNGEKYEPIEYLIIDVPEDFMGVVMEKLGSRKAEMVNMHSSQQGYMRLEFKIPARGLIGYRSEFLTDTKGNGIMNHVFYGYEPYKGEIPRRTRGSMVAWEDGEAVTYGLYNAQERGTLFITPGTSVYEGMIVGENARSEDIVVNVCKKKHVTNMRASGSDEALRLTPPVILSLEQALEFIEDDELVEVTPKNIRLRKKILNTEQRAKARNRG; this is translated from the coding sequence GTGAGTAATTCGGAATTAAACATAAGAAATGTTGCAATTATTGCCCATGTTGACCATGGCAAAACTACCCTGGTAGATGGGATGCTTAAGCAAAGCGGTATTTTTAGGGAAAATGAACAAGTATCGGAAAGAGTTATGGACTCTAACGACTTGGAAAGAGAAAGAGGTATAACCATTCTTTCCAAAAACACTGCTGTATTTTACAAAGATATAAAAATTAATATTGTTGATACACCGGGACACGCAGACTTTGGCGGAGAAGTGGAACGTGTCCTGAACATGGTTGACGGAGTTTTGTTATTGGTAGATTCCTTTGAAGGAACAATGCCTCAGACGAGGTTTGTATTAAGAAAAGCTTTGCAATTAAACTTAAAACCCATTGTGGTAATAAACAAAATTGACAGACCTGACGCAAGACCTCAGGAAGTGTTGGACGAAGTATTGGATTTGTTCATCGAACTTGGTGCCAATGAGGATCAGTTGGAATTCCCTGTTGTATATGCTTCTTCAAGGGAAGGTTATGCTGTCCTCAACCTTAGCGATGAACCCAAAAATCTTGTTCCGCTTTTTGAGACAATAATAAGCCATATTCCAGCCCTCAAAGGTTCTCCTGATGAACCTCTGCAGTTTCTTGTATCCAGCATAGATTACGATGACTATGTTGGCAGAATTGCAATAGGCAGAATTGAAAGGGGTACAATAAAATCAGGTCAGCAGGCTGTTCTTTGCAAAAAAGACGGAAGTCTGCAAAATATAAAGATTAGTAAGCTCTATAGCTTTACCGGTTTAAAAAGGATTGAATCCCAAACTTCTTCAGCCGGAGATATCATTGCAATAGCCGGTGTCAGCAATATAACCATCGGAGAAACTGTGTGTGATGTAAGCTCTCCCGAACCGTTGCCTTTTATTGATGTGGATGAGCCCACCATGTCCATGACTTTCAGTGTAAACAACAGTCCTTTTGCCGGCCGGGAAGGCACATATGTTACCTCAAGGCATTTAAGGGACAGGTTGTTTAAAGAACTTGAGACAAATGTAAGTTTAAGGGTTGAAGAGACCGATTCTCCCGATTCCTTTGTGGTATCCGGAAGAGGTGAGCTCCATCTCTCCATACTCATTGAAACAATGCGAAGGCAGGGATATGAATTCCAGGTATCAAAGCCCAGTGTTATCTACAAGGAAGTCAACGGTGAAAAATATGAGCCTATCGAATATCTTATCATTGATGTTCCGGAAGATTTTATGGGCGTAGTCATGGAGAAACTTGGATCGAGAAAAGCTGAAATGGTAAACATGCATTCATCTCAGCAAGGATATATGCGCCTTGAGTTTAAAATTCCTGCAAGAGGTTTGATTGGTTACAGATCGGAATTTTTGACCGATACCAAAGGAAATGGTATAATGAACCATGTGTTTTACGGTTATGAACCATATAAAGGTGAAATCCCCAGAAGAACAAGGGGTTCAATGGTTGCCTGGGAAGATGGCGAAGCTGTAACCTACGGTTTGTATAATGCCCAGGAAAGAGGAACTCTCTTTATAACACCGGGTACCAGTGTGTACGAAGGTATGATAGTTGGCGAAAATGCAAGGTCGGAGGATATTGTTGTCAATGTATGTAAAAAGAAGCACGTTACCAATATGAGAGCTTCGGGTTCCGATGAAGCTTTAAGGCTTACTCCTCCGGTTATTTTGAGCTTAGAGCAGGCTCTAGAGTTTATTGAAGACGATGAACTTGTTGAAGTTACACCTAAAAATATCAGGCTGAGAAAGAAAATCCTCAATACAGAGCAAAGGGCAAAAGCACGCAATAGAGGTTAA